In Neoarius graeffei isolate fNeoGra1 chromosome 9, fNeoGra1.pri, whole genome shotgun sequence, one genomic interval encodes:
- the naxd gene encoding ATP-dependent (S)-NAD(P)H-hydrate dehydratase isoform X4 — protein MPLKRAFASFAASLQSWSIVIERTFSLGGVAHRSMDVLPLVKNTIPPLTSKKHKGQDGRIGVIGGCQEYTGAPYFAAISALKIGADLSHVFCTKDAATVIKSYSPELIVHPVLDHPNAVQEIEKWLPRLHSLVVGPGLGREDKLLNNAKEVIEKSKSRGIPIVIDADGLWLVSKEPSVIQGYQRGILTPNFMEFSRLYEAMHHQPLDSSDLRVTAQQLSIALGNVTLVLKGEEDIITDGNQVITCSHEGSGRRCGGQGDLLSGSLGVFSHWAFSSSLNATEGINPTLVAAFGAASLTRQCNSQAFHKYGRATTTSDMIQEICAAFKKLFET, from the exons ATGCCGCTTAAACGTGCATTCGCCAGTTTTGCTGCATCGCTCCAAAGTTGGTCCATTG TTATTGAGCGGACATTTTCCCTGGGAGGAGTCGCACACAGAAGCATGGACGTCCTGCCATTGGTTAAAAATACCATTCCTCCGCTGACATCGAAAAAACATAAGGGTCAAGACGGTCGCATAGGAGTCATTGGAGGATGCCAAGA GTACACTGGAGCACCTTACTTTGCTGCCATTTCTGCACTGAAAATA GGTGCGGATCTATCCCACGTGTTCTGCACCAAAGATGCTGCTACTGTGATTAAATCTTACAGCCCTGAACTCATAGTTCATCCTGTGCT AGACCATCCCAATGCTGTGCAGGAAATAGAAAAATGGCTGCCAAGGCTCCATAGTTTGGTGGTGGGTCCAGGCTTGGGCAGAGAGGACAAACTTCTTAATAATGCAAAA GAGGTTATTGAAAAGTCAAAATCAAGAGGAATTCCAATAGTTATCGATGCA GACGGACTTTGGTTAGTTTCCAAAGAACCGTCAGTCATTCAAGGTTATCAGAGAGGAATCTTAACACCCAACTTCATGGAGTTCAGTCGTCTCTATGAGGCAATG CACCATCAGCCGCTGGACAGCAGTGACCTCAGGGTTACTGCCCAGCAGCTGAGTATCGCACTGGGTAACGTGACTCTGGTTTTGAAAGGAGAAGAGGACATCATCACTGACGGCAACCAGG TGATAACATGCAGTCATGAGGGAAGTGGGCGTCGCTGTGGAGGACAGGGAGATCTACTGTCTGGCTCTCTAGGCGTCTTTTCCCATTGGGCTTTCAGTTCATCATTAAATGCAACTGAAGG TATAAATCCTACACTGGTGGCTGCTTTCGGTGCTGCCTCACTGACCAGGCAGTGTAACAGTCAAGCCTTTCACAAGTATGGACGTGCCACCACCACCTCTGAcatgatccaggagatctgtgcTGCCTTCAAGAAGCTGTTTGAAACCTGA
- the naxd gene encoding ATP-dependent (S)-NAD(P)H-hydrate dehydratase isoform X2 has product MPLKRAFASFAASLQSWSIVNPTRGYHWSDAETRALLTIWGEHDVQTALDGNFRNSHVYRDVAGRLGDMGYDRTPDQCRVRVKSLKRQYFQAKKASKKNGHYAKIFRFYKDMERILSSRSVAGFDAHDMDGMGAEGDETMDGTEEDGESVDQPHESDMDGAGECSNMEYPVKIEYPPYPIPVTVGSCSNVPDIPAKQTEEQPTANPSSAGSRRHKKRFANLSLEKLMEKFLEQSLEAEENFYRLEEQRLQAEDLRRETEHTREMHMLQMLGQMFAGLATPTVTSSSPAPQSTCNSKTGPSVTRARPFGGSRSHQTCPVDYASPSPPHAPVIERTFSLGGVAHRSMDVLPLVKNTIPPLTSKKHKGQDGRIGVIGGCQEYTGAPYFAAISALKIGADLSHVFCTKDAATVIKSYSPELIVHPVLDHPNAVQEIEKWLPRLHSLVVGPGLGREDKLLNNAKEVIEKSKSRGIPIVIDADGLWLVSKEPSVIQGYQRGILTPNFMEFSRLYEAMHHQPLDSSDLRVTAQQLSIALGNVTLVLKGEEDIITDGNQVITCSHEGSGRRCGGQGDLLSGSLGVFSHWAFSSSLNATEGINPTLVAAFGAASLTRQCNSQAFHKYGRATTTSDMIQEICAAFKKLFET; this is encoded by the exons ATGCCGCTTAAACGTGCATTCGCCAGTTTTGCTGCATCGCTCCAAAGTTGGTCCATTG TGAATCCCACCCGAGGATACCACTGGTCAGACGCGGAGACGAGAGCACTGTTGACTATTTGGGGAGAACACGACGTGCAAACGGCGCTGGACGGAAACTTCCGAAACAGTCACGTTTACCGCGACGTGGCTGGTCGTTTGGGGGACATGGGCTACGATCGGACCCCGGATCAGTGCCGGGTGCGGGTTAAGAGCCTGAAGAGACAGTATTTCCAGGCGAAAAAGGCCTCGAAGAAAAACGGTCACTATGCCAAGATCTTCAGGTTCTACAAAGACATGGAGAGGATCCTGAGCAGCAGGTCGGTAGCAGGGTTCGATGCCCATGACATGGATGGCATGGGTGCTGAAGGAGATGAGACCATGGACGGCACTGAAGAAGATGGAGAGAGTGTGGACCAACCGCACGAGTCGGACATGGACGGTGCAGGAGAATGCTCAAACATGGAGTACCCTGTGAAGATCGAGTATCCACCTTACCCCATTCCAGTGACTGTGGGCAGCTGCAGCA ATGTACCAGACAttccagcaaagcagactgaagaACAACCCACCGCCAATCCGTCCTCCGCAGGAAGCAGGCGGCACAAAAAGCGTTTTGCAAACCTGTCACTGGAGAAACTTATGGAGAAGTTTCTGGAACAGAGTTTGGAGGCAGAAGAGAACTTCTACAGGCTTGAGGAGCAGCGGCTCCAAGCCGAGGACCTCCGTAGGGAGACGGAACACACGAGAGAGATGCACATGTTGCAGATGCTGGGCCAGATGTTTGCTGGTCTCGCCACACCCACGGTCACATCATCATCACCTGCTCCTCAGTCCACTTGTAACTCAAAGACTGGTCCCTCTGTAACTCGTGCACGTCCATTTGGTGGCAGCCGTAGCCACCAAACCTGCCCGGTTGATTATGCCAGCCCCAGTCCGCCACATGCTCCAG TTATTGAGCGGACATTTTCCCTGGGAGGAGTCGCACACAGAAGCATGGACGTCCTGCCATTGGTTAAAAATACCATTCCTCCGCTGACATCGAAAAAACATAAGGGTCAAGACGGTCGCATAGGAGTCATTGGAGGATGCCAAGA GTACACTGGAGCACCTTACTTTGCTGCCATTTCTGCACTGAAAATA GGTGCGGATCTATCCCACGTGTTCTGCACCAAAGATGCTGCTACTGTGATTAAATCTTACAGCCCTGAACTCATAGTTCATCCTGTGCT AGACCATCCCAATGCTGTGCAGGAAATAGAAAAATGGCTGCCAAGGCTCCATAGTTTGGTGGTGGGTCCAGGCTTGGGCAGAGAGGACAAACTTCTTAATAATGCAAAA GAGGTTATTGAAAAGTCAAAATCAAGAGGAATTCCAATAGTTATCGATGCA GACGGACTTTGGTTAGTTTCCAAAGAACCGTCAGTCATTCAAGGTTATCAGAGAGGAATCTTAACACCCAACTTCATGGAGTTCAGTCGTCTCTATGAGGCAATG CACCATCAGCCGCTGGACAGCAGTGACCTCAGGGTTACTGCCCAGCAGCTGAGTATCGCACTGGGTAACGTGACTCTGGTTTTGAAAGGAGAAGAGGACATCATCACTGACGGCAACCAGG TGATAACATGCAGTCATGAGGGAAGTGGGCGTCGCTGTGGAGGACAGGGAGATCTACTGTCTGGCTCTCTAGGCGTCTTTTCCCATTGGGCTTTCAGTTCATCATTAAATGCAACTGAAGG TATAAATCCTACACTGGTGGCTGCTTTCGGTGCTGCCTCACTGACCAGGCAGTGTAACAGTCAAGCCTTTCACAAGTATGGACGTGCCACCACCACCTCTGAcatgatccaggagatctgtgcTGCCTTCAAGAAGCTGTTTGAAACCTGA
- the naxd gene encoding ATP-dependent (S)-NAD(P)H-hydrate dehydratase isoform X1: MEAAKLLLRVLTVAFCFAVNLLYEKVNPTRGYHWSDAETRALLTIWGEHDVQTALDGNFRNSHVYRDVAGRLGDMGYDRTPDQCRVRVKSLKRQYFQAKKASKKNGHYAKIFRFYKDMERILSSRSVAGFDAHDMDGMGAEGDETMDGTEEDGESVDQPHESDMDGAGECSNMEYPVKIEYPPYPIPVTVGSCSNVPDIPAKQTEEQPTANPSSAGSRRHKKRFANLSLEKLMEKFLEQSLEAEENFYRLEEQRLQAEDLRRETEHTREMHMLQMLGQMFAGLATPTVTSSSPAPQSTCNSKTGPSVTRARPFGGSRSHQTCPVDYASPSPPHAPVIERTFSLGGVAHRSMDVLPLVKNTIPPLTSKKHKGQDGRIGVIGGCQEYTGAPYFAAISALKIGADLSHVFCTKDAATVIKSYSPELIVHPVLDHPNAVQEIEKWLPRLHSLVVGPGLGREDKLLNNAKEVIEKSKSRGIPIVIDADGLWLVSKEPSVIQGYQRGILTPNFMEFSRLYEAMHHQPLDSSDLRVTAQQLSIALGNVTLVLKGEEDIITDGNQVITCSHEGSGRRCGGQGDLLSGSLGVFSHWAFSSSLNATEGINPTLVAAFGAASLTRQCNSQAFHKYGRATTTSDMIQEICAAFKKLFET; the protein is encoded by the exons ATGGAAGCAGCAAAGTTGCTCCTCCGCGTCCTAACTGTAGCCTTCTGTTTTGCAGTAAATCTTCTGTATGAAAAAG TGAATCCCACCCGAGGATACCACTGGTCAGACGCGGAGACGAGAGCACTGTTGACTATTTGGGGAGAACACGACGTGCAAACGGCGCTGGACGGAAACTTCCGAAACAGTCACGTTTACCGCGACGTGGCTGGTCGTTTGGGGGACATGGGCTACGATCGGACCCCGGATCAGTGCCGGGTGCGGGTTAAGAGCCTGAAGAGACAGTATTTCCAGGCGAAAAAGGCCTCGAAGAAAAACGGTCACTATGCCAAGATCTTCAGGTTCTACAAAGACATGGAGAGGATCCTGAGCAGCAGGTCGGTAGCAGGGTTCGATGCCCATGACATGGATGGCATGGGTGCTGAAGGAGATGAGACCATGGACGGCACTGAAGAAGATGGAGAGAGTGTGGACCAACCGCACGAGTCGGACATGGACGGTGCAGGAGAATGCTCAAACATGGAGTACCCTGTGAAGATCGAGTATCCACCTTACCCCATTCCAGTGACTGTGGGCAGCTGCAGCA ATGTACCAGACAttccagcaaagcagactgaagaACAACCCACCGCCAATCCGTCCTCCGCAGGAAGCAGGCGGCACAAAAAGCGTTTTGCAAACCTGTCACTGGAGAAACTTATGGAGAAGTTTCTGGAACAGAGTTTGGAGGCAGAAGAGAACTTCTACAGGCTTGAGGAGCAGCGGCTCCAAGCCGAGGACCTCCGTAGGGAGACGGAACACACGAGAGAGATGCACATGTTGCAGATGCTGGGCCAGATGTTTGCTGGTCTCGCCACACCCACGGTCACATCATCATCACCTGCTCCTCAGTCCACTTGTAACTCAAAGACTGGTCCCTCTGTAACTCGTGCACGTCCATTTGGTGGCAGCCGTAGCCACCAAACCTGCCCGGTTGATTATGCCAGCCCCAGTCCGCCACATGCTCCAG TTATTGAGCGGACATTTTCCCTGGGAGGAGTCGCACACAGAAGCATGGACGTCCTGCCATTGGTTAAAAATACCATTCCTCCGCTGACATCGAAAAAACATAAGGGTCAAGACGGTCGCATAGGAGTCATTGGAGGATGCCAAGA GTACACTGGAGCACCTTACTTTGCTGCCATTTCTGCACTGAAAATA GGTGCGGATCTATCCCACGTGTTCTGCACCAAAGATGCTGCTACTGTGATTAAATCTTACAGCCCTGAACTCATAGTTCATCCTGTGCT AGACCATCCCAATGCTGTGCAGGAAATAGAAAAATGGCTGCCAAGGCTCCATAGTTTGGTGGTGGGTCCAGGCTTGGGCAGAGAGGACAAACTTCTTAATAATGCAAAA GAGGTTATTGAAAAGTCAAAATCAAGAGGAATTCCAATAGTTATCGATGCA GACGGACTTTGGTTAGTTTCCAAAGAACCGTCAGTCATTCAAGGTTATCAGAGAGGAATCTTAACACCCAACTTCATGGAGTTCAGTCGTCTCTATGAGGCAATG CACCATCAGCCGCTGGACAGCAGTGACCTCAGGGTTACTGCCCAGCAGCTGAGTATCGCACTGGGTAACGTGACTCTGGTTTTGAAAGGAGAAGAGGACATCATCACTGACGGCAACCAGG TGATAACATGCAGTCATGAGGGAAGTGGGCGTCGCTGTGGAGGACAGGGAGATCTACTGTCTGGCTCTCTAGGCGTCTTTTCCCATTGGGCTTTCAGTTCATCATTAAATGCAACTGAAGG TATAAATCCTACACTGGTGGCTGCTTTCGGTGCTGCCTCACTGACCAGGCAGTGTAACAGTCAAGCCTTTCACAAGTATGGACGTGCCACCACCACCTCTGAcatgatccaggagatctgtgcTGCCTTCAAGAAGCTGTTTGAAACCTGA
- the naxd gene encoding ATP-dependent (S)-NAD(P)H-hydrate dehydratase isoform X3 encodes MEAAKLLLRVLTVAFCFAVNLLYEKVIERTFSLGGVAHRSMDVLPLVKNTIPPLTSKKHKGQDGRIGVIGGCQEYTGAPYFAAISALKIGADLSHVFCTKDAATVIKSYSPELIVHPVLDHPNAVQEIEKWLPRLHSLVVGPGLGREDKLLNNAKEVIEKSKSRGIPIVIDADGLWLVSKEPSVIQGYQRGILTPNFMEFSRLYEAMHHQPLDSSDLRVTAQQLSIALGNVTLVLKGEEDIITDGNQVITCSHEGSGRRCGGQGDLLSGSLGVFSHWAFSSSLNATEGINPTLVAAFGAASLTRQCNSQAFHKYGRATTTSDMIQEICAAFKKLFET; translated from the exons ATGGAAGCAGCAAAGTTGCTCCTCCGCGTCCTAACTGTAGCCTTCTGTTTTGCAGTAAATCTTCTGTATGAAAAAG TTATTGAGCGGACATTTTCCCTGGGAGGAGTCGCACACAGAAGCATGGACGTCCTGCCATTGGTTAAAAATACCATTCCTCCGCTGACATCGAAAAAACATAAGGGTCAAGACGGTCGCATAGGAGTCATTGGAGGATGCCAAGA GTACACTGGAGCACCTTACTTTGCTGCCATTTCTGCACTGAAAATA GGTGCGGATCTATCCCACGTGTTCTGCACCAAAGATGCTGCTACTGTGATTAAATCTTACAGCCCTGAACTCATAGTTCATCCTGTGCT AGACCATCCCAATGCTGTGCAGGAAATAGAAAAATGGCTGCCAAGGCTCCATAGTTTGGTGGTGGGTCCAGGCTTGGGCAGAGAGGACAAACTTCTTAATAATGCAAAA GAGGTTATTGAAAAGTCAAAATCAAGAGGAATTCCAATAGTTATCGATGCA GACGGACTTTGGTTAGTTTCCAAAGAACCGTCAGTCATTCAAGGTTATCAGAGAGGAATCTTAACACCCAACTTCATGGAGTTCAGTCGTCTCTATGAGGCAATG CACCATCAGCCGCTGGACAGCAGTGACCTCAGGGTTACTGCCCAGCAGCTGAGTATCGCACTGGGTAACGTGACTCTGGTTTTGAAAGGAGAAGAGGACATCATCACTGACGGCAACCAGG TGATAACATGCAGTCATGAGGGAAGTGGGCGTCGCTGTGGAGGACAGGGAGATCTACTGTCTGGCTCTCTAGGCGTCTTTTCCCATTGGGCTTTCAGTTCATCATTAAATGCAACTGAAGG TATAAATCCTACACTGGTGGCTGCTTTCGGTGCTGCCTCACTGACCAGGCAGTGTAACAGTCAAGCCTTTCACAAGTATGGACGTGCCACCACCACCTCTGAcatgatccaggagatctgtgcTGCCTTCAAGAAGCTGTTTGAAACCTGA
- the eaf2 gene encoding ELL-associated factor 2, with translation MNGTAYSNFDNQEHVLKLGETFEKQPKSAFHTVRYDFKPASIDTTCEGDLEVGKGEQVTITLPNLEGSTAPVTVFKGSKRPYMKECILIVNHDTGEYRLEKLSSNISVKKTRAEGSSKIQSRLEQQTTRLSQQMKSGNGGKVPNNSKSSPAKEKLSPASPMDDIEKELMAEARVMDQMSSGDSSSDSQSSSSSSSEDSSSSSDSEDENQPSSGRSHTVPAPTQSMPILTSQERFEDGGGHLMNTLKNDLQLSESGSESDD, from the exons ATGAATGGGACAGCATACTCAAACTTTGACAATCAAGAACATGTCCTCAAATTAGGCGAAACTTTCGAGAAACAACCAAAAAGTGCTTTCCATACGGTACGAT ATGACTTTAAACCAGCATCAATAGACACTACATGTGAGGGGGATCTGGAAGTTGGAAAAGGGGAACAAGTCACTATAACATTGCCTAACTTGGAG GGATCCACTGCTCCAGTTACAGTGTTTAAAGGATCCAAAAGGCCTTATATGAAGGAGTGCATTCTTATTGTAAACCATGACACAGGAGAATATCGTCTGGAGAAGCTTAGTAGCAATATTTCGGTCAAAAAGACCAG AGCGGAGGGCAGCAGTAAGATCCAGTCACGTCTGGAGCAGCAGACCACTAGGCTCAGTCAGCAAATGAAGAGTGGCAATGGAGGGAAAGTCCCAAACAATTCCAAGAGCTCCCCTGCTAAAGAAAAGTTGTCTCCTGCTTCTCCCATGGATGACATTGAGAAAG AATTGATGGCTGAAGCACGAGTGATGGACCAGATGAGCAGTGGTGACAGCTCCTCCGACTCTCAAAGCTCCTCCTCATCTAGCAGTGAGGACAGCTCGAGCAGCAGCGACTCTGAAGATGAAAATCAGCCTTCATCAGGCAGATCTCACACAGTGCCTGCGCCCACCCAGAGCATGCCCATCCTCACTTCTCAGGAGCGCTTCGAGGATGGCGGTGGACACCTCATGAACACGCTCA AAAATGATCTTCAGTTGAGTGAATCTGGCAGTGAGAGTGATGACTGA